Proteins from one Porites lutea chromosome 3, jaPorLute2.1, whole genome shotgun sequence genomic window:
- the LOC140932249 gene encoding sodium-dependent phosphate transport protein 2A-like: protein MQDDESLSDDDYVVGTFGSDGRSIKCYQCYSSQSWDKCVPDNNTDCSPGLDGCYKVHVTVEVKGKTGKSFLKGCIDKSVCNADGCKTVVPFLNVKVTECEIKCCHSDLCNGAKVPMVPYSLWSFFKDFDLLETFLTSINDFLQNENKGYLADPGENARNKPGWKGDQVEEDFDPWALPELQDLGPKWSELDCKGKFLRVALAFTKIVLLLGLLYLFICSLDFLSSAFRLLGGKAAGEAFASNDILSNPVAGLMIGILATVLVQSSSTTTSIVVSMVAAGIVDVKPAIPMVMGANIGTSVTNTIVSLAEAAERNEFRRAFAGAVVHDIFNWLSVIVFLPLEVASGYLRRLTGEIIDSLSLKTDKGVNQKLLKTITEPFTKLIIQLDKKIITDIALGDQSAESKSLIKSCKPENVTKVVNKTDLVNEGNTTYTTYKLVNESSTTDPPCFLFADTPLSDTEVGVIILVIAIALLCVCLILIVKILHSMLRGQMAKIIKKTVNADFPGPFKYFTGYFAILVGAGLTMLVQSSSIFTSALTPLIGVGVVSLERAFPLTLGSNIGTTATGILAALASTSNLDKALQIAFCHLFFNISGIILWYPVPYVRKLPINTAKFLGNKTAEYRWFALAYLIFGFFLLPAAIFGLSLAGWQILVGVAVPIVLLLLFIIIINILQRKAPDVLPEALQDWKWLPKWTRSLEPYDRVFKKLGAGIKRQCCCGRNRED, encoded by the exons AAGGTTGTATCGACAAATCGGTTTGCAACGCTGATGGTTGCAAGACTGTCGTACCATTTTTGAATGTAAAAGTAACCGAATGTGAAATCAAGTGCTGCCATAGTGACCTGTGCAATGGAGCCAAAGTACCGATG GTTCCATATTCTCTTTGGTCATTTTTCAAAGACTTTGACTTGTTGGAAACATTTTTGACGTCCATAAATGACTTTTTGCAGAACGAAAACAAAGGGTATCTAGCAGACCCCGGAGAAAACGCAAGAAATAAACCCGGGTGGAAAGGAGATCAGGTTGAGGAAGATTTTGATCCTTGGGCTCTGCCGGAACTTCAGGATCTTGGACCAAAATGGTCTG AGCTCGACTGCAAAGGAAAGTTTCTTCGCGTCGCTTTGGCTTTTACCAAAATTGTCCTACTCCTTGGTCTTCTTTACTTGTTCATCTGTTCGTTGGATTTCCTGAGCAGTGCCTTTCGCCTGTTGGGAGGAAAAGCCGCTGGCGAAGCCTTCGCTTCGAATGACATTCTGAGCAACCCCGTGGCTGGCCTTATGATTGGCATCTTGGCAACTGTTCTTGTTCAAAGCTCGTCCACTACCACTTCCATCGTGGTCTCAATGGTGGCTGCTGGAA TTGTGGATGTTAAGCCTGCCATTCCAATGGTAATGGGAGCGAACATTGGAACATCAGTCACCAACACCATTGTCTCCTTGGCTGAAGCTGCCGAGCGAAATGAATTCCGTCGTGCCTTTGCTGGAGCCGTCGTACACGATATATTCAACTGGTTGTCTGTCATTGTATTTTTGCCTCTGGAAGTAGCTTCCGGCTACTTGCGCCGGCTAACTGGAGAGATCATTGACTCTCTCAGTCTCAAAACAGATAAAGGTGTCAACCAAAAGTTGTTGAAAACAATAACGGAACCATTTACAAAGCTTATTATTCAGTTGGATAAAAAAATCATAACGGATATTGCCCTTGGAGACCAATCTGCTGAATCAAAGTCTCTAATCAAAAGTTGCAAGCCGGAAAATGTCACTAAGGTGGTCAATAAGACTGACTTGGTCAATGAGGGTAATACAACTTATACAACTTATAAACTTGTGAACGAGTCGTCTACAACAGATCCTCCCTGCTTCCTTTTTGCAGACACTCCACTGAGTGACACAGAAGTTGGTGTCATAATCCTGGTGATAGCTATCGCTCTTCTTTGTGTCTGCCTTATACTAATCGTCAAAATCCTTCATTCCATGCTTCGCGGTCAGATGGCCAAGATCATCAAGAAGACCGTCAACGCAGACTTCCCAGGGCCGTTCAAGTATTTCACTGGTTACTTTGCCATCTTGGTTGGTGCTGGGTTAACAATGTTGGTTCAGTCCAGTTCCATCTTCACCTCCGCCCTTACGCCTCTTATCGGTGTCGGAGTGGTGTCTCTTGAGCGCGCCTTTCCCCTCACTTTGGGTTCAAACATCGGAACAACTGCAACGGGCATTCTGGCAGCCCTGGCAAGTACCTCAAACTTGGACAAAGCTCTCCAGATTGCCTTCTGCCATCTGTTCTTCAATATTTCTGGTATCATATTGTGGTATCCAGTCCCTTACGTTCGCAAATTGCCTATCAACACGGCAAAATTCCTGGGCAACAAAACTGCTGAGTACCGCTGGTTTGCCTTGGCTTACCTGATTTTTGGTTTCTTCCTCCTTCCTGCAGCTATATTTGGCTTGTCATTGGCTGGTTGGCAAATCCTGGTTGGTGTTGCGGTCCCAATTGTTCTCCTCTTGcttttcatcatcattatcaacatcCTTCAGAGAAAAGCCCCAGACGTTTTGCCAGAGGCTCTCCAAGATTGGAAATGGCTACCAAAATGGACACGATCATTGGAGCCTTATGATCGTGTGTTTAAAAAATTGGGTGCTGGAATTAAACGACAGTGCTGCTGCGGTAGAAATCGGGAGGActaa
- the LOC140931072 gene encoding sodium-dependent phosphate transport protein 2B-like, with the protein MADFTRVSSKHGDVEMANRNGPYHANENKGYLADPGENAGNKHGWKGNQNEEDFDPWALPELQDLGPKWSELDGTGKFLRVALAFTKIVLLLGLLYLFICSLDFLSSAFRLLGGKAAGEAFASNEILSNPVAGLMIGILATVLVQSSSTTTSIVVSMVAAGIVDVKPAIPMVMGANIGTSVTNTIVSLAEAAERNEFRRAFAGAVVHDIFNWLSVIVFLPLEIASGYLRRLTGEIIDSLSLKTDKGVNQKLLKTITEPFTKLIIQLDKKIITEIALGDKSLESKSLIKSCKPKNVTEEVNKSVENVTTGSISYKLVNETSTTYPSCFLFADTPLSDTEVGVIILVIAIALLCVCLILIVKILHSMLRGQMAKIIKKTVNADFPGPFKYFTGYFAILVGAGLTMLVQSSSIFTSALTPLIGVGVVSLERAFPLTLGSNIGTTATGILAALASTSNLDKALQIAFCHLFFNISGIILWYPVPYVRKLPINTAKFLGNKTAEYRWFALAYLIFGFFLLPAAIFGLSLAGWQILVGVAVPIVLLLLFIIIVNILQRKAPDVLPEALQDWKWLPKWTRSLEPYDRVFKKLAGLKRYCCCGRNRED; encoded by the exons ATGGCGGACTTCACGAGAGTTTCATCCAAACATGGAGACGTGGAAATGGCAAATCGCAACGGACCTTACCATGCA AATGAAAACAAAGGTTATTTAGCAGACCCCGGAGAAAACGCAGGAAATAAACACGGGTGGAAAGGAAACCAGAATGAGGAAGATTTTGATCCTTGGGCTCTGCCCGAACTTCAGGATCTTGGACCAAAATGGTCTG AGCTCGACGGCACAGGAAAGTTTCTTCGCGTCGCTCTGGCGTTTACCAAGATTGTCCTACTCCTTGGTCTTCTGTACTTGTTCATCTGTTCGTTGGATTTCCTGAGCAGTGCCTTTCGCCTGTTGGGAGGAAAAGCCGCTGGCGAAGCCTTCGCTTCGAATGAAATTCTTAGCAACCCCGTGGCTGGCCTTATGATTGGCATCCTGGCAACTGTCCTTGTTCAAAGCTCGTCCACTACAACTTCCATCGTGGTCTCAATGGTGGCTGCTGGCA TTGTGGATGTTAAGCCTGCCATTCCAATGGTAATGGGAGCGAACATTGGAACATCAGTCACCAACACCATTGTCTCCTTGGCTGAAGCTGCCGAGCGAAATGAATTCCGTCGTGCCTTTGCTGGAGCCGTCGTACACGATATATTCAATTGGTTGTCTGTCATTGTGTTTTTGCCTCTGGAAATAGCTTCCGGCTACTTGCGCCGACTAACTGGAGAGATCATTGACTCCCTCAGTCTCAAAACAGATAAAGGTGTCAACCAAAAGTTGTTGAAAACAATAACGGAACCCTTTACCAAGCTTATTATTCAGTTGGATAAAAAAATCATAACGGAAATTGCCCTTGGAGACAAATCTCTTGAATCGAAGTCTCTAATCAAAAGTTGCAAGCCGAAAAATGTCACTGAGGAGGTCAATAAGAGTGTGGAAAATGTTACCACTGGGAGTATAAGTTATAAACTTGTGAACGAGACGTCTACAACATATCCTTCCTGCTTCCTTTTTGCAGACACTCCACTGAGTGACACAGAAGTTGGTGTCATAATCCTGGTGATAGCTATCGCTCTTCTTTGTGTCTGTCTTATACTAATCGTCAAAATCCTTCATTCCATGCTTCGCGGTCAGATGGCCAAGATTATCAAGAAGACCGTCAACGCAGACTTCCCAGGGCCATTCAAGTATTTCACTGGTTACTTTGCCATCTTGGTTGGTGCTGGGTTAACAATGTTGGTTCAGTCCAGTTCCATCTTCACCTCCGCCCTTACGCCTCTTATCGGTGTCGGAGTGGTGTCTCTTGAGCGCGCCTTTCCCCTCACTTTGGGTTCAAACATCGGAACAACTGCAACGGGCATTCTGGCAGCCCTGGCAAGTACCTCAAACTTGGACAAAGCTCTCCAGATTGCCTTCTGCCATCTGTTCTTCAATATTTCTGGTATCATATTATGGTATCCAGTCCCTTACGTTCGCAAATTGCCTATCAACACGGCAAAATTCCTGGGCAACAAAACTGCTGAGTACCGCTGGTTTGCCTTGGCTTACCTGATTTTTGGTTTCTTCCTCCTTCCTGCAGCTATATTTGGCTTGTCACTGGCTGGTTGGCAAATCCTGGTTGGTGTTGCGGTCCCAATTGTTCTTCTCTTGCTgttcatcatcattgtcaacaTCCTTCAGAGGAAAGCCCCAGACGTTTTGCCAGAGGCTCTCCAAGATTGGAAATGGCTACCAAAATGGACACGATCATTGGAGCCTTATGATCGTGTGTTTAAAAAATTGGCTGGACTTAAACGATATTGCTGCTGCGGTAGAAATCGGGAGGActaa